A single Marispirochaeta aestuarii DNA region contains:
- a CDS encoding DUF4032 domain-containing protein produces the protein MKHYIAQKAEEDFNKARGKATLGMILNYLSPERQELLSLQDVRDLLHPKGESYQGMKTVPLDRIIGSEGRYKDFNKAFLPRHEHVRNRWQSIDRAHISDIILPPIKLYEIGGVYFVRDGNHRVSVARHQGVYAIDAEVTSLTTEISLNPKMTIQDLKKAIIDYEKQDVFSKSELGRIISPHELSFTETGRIYELLRHIQGHKYFMNLDKKEEIPFVEAGRSWYRNLYRPIIQVIKRDKLHKRFPGRTPSDLYMWIIKHWHELKEKYGEDFSMEEAARNYAETFGTSWSNKIMNLLLRKRNQ, from the coding sequence GTGAAGCACTATATAGCCCAAAAAGCAGAGGAAGATTTCAACAAGGCCCGGGGAAAGGCAACCCTGGGTATGATTCTCAACTATCTTAGCCCGGAGCGACAGGAACTGCTCTCGCTGCAGGACGTACGCGACCTGCTGCACCCCAAGGGAGAGTCCTACCAGGGAATGAAAACGGTCCCCCTGGACAGAATAATAGGGAGCGAAGGGCGCTACAAGGATTTCAATAAAGCCTTTCTGCCCCGGCATGAACATGTCAGAAACCGCTGGCAGAGCATTGACCGGGCCCACATAAGCGATATAATCCTCCCCCCCATCAAGCTCTACGAGATAGGAGGAGTCTATTTTGTCAGAGACGGCAATCACCGGGTTTCGGTTGCCCGGCATCAGGGAGTCTATGCCATCGATGCCGAGGTTACCAGTCTGACTACGGAGATAAGCCTCAATCCGAAGATGACTATCCAGGACCTCAAAAAAGCGATTATCGATTATGAAAAGCAGGACGTCTTCTCAAAAAGTGAACTGGGGAGAATAATAAGTCCCCACGAACTCTCCTTTACCGAGACCGGGCGGATTTACGAACTGCTTCGCCACATTCAAGGGCATAAGTATTTTATGAATCTTGACAAGAAAGAAGAGATACCCTTCGTGGAAGCAGGCCGGTCCTGGTACCGGAACCTCTACAGGCCTATCATTCAGGTAATTAAAAGAGACAAACTTCACAAGCGCTTTCCGGGACGAACCCCCTCGGACCTGTATATGTGGATTATCAAGCACTGGCATGAGTTGAAGGAAAAGTACGGTGAGGATTTCTCCATGGAGGAGGCTGCCAGGAACTATGCCGAAACCTTCGGTACCTCCTGGAGCAACAAGATCATGAACCTCCTGCTCCGGAAGAGAAATCAGTAA
- a CDS encoding metallophosphoesterase, with amino-acid sequence MKVLCVADHVDPLVYSNSIKDRFSDVHLVLAAGDLHLEYYGFIVSSLNVPLCFVFGNHNLERIKDYRSEFRNVYSLNPEAFHHYHSYGATYVGGKMVKIKGILIAGLGGSMRYNRGDNQFTEIGMFLYALRLLPRLLWNRLRYGRFLDILLTHAPPRNIHDKEDPCHRGFQFFRLFMDIFKPRFLIHGHVHLYDLNAQRETMYKRTRVINAYDHVLLDIEELE; translated from the coding sequence ATGAAGGTCCTCTGCGTTGCAGACCATGTGGATCCCCTGGTCTATTCAAACAGCATCAAGGATCGTTTCTCGGATGTTCACCTGGTCCTGGCAGCGGGGGATCTCCATCTTGAATACTATGGGTTTATCGTCTCTTCTCTGAATGTTCCCCTCTGCTTTGTCTTTGGAAACCATAATCTGGAAAGAATAAAGGACTATCGCAGCGAATTCCGCAACGTCTACAGCCTGAATCCCGAGGCTTTTCATCACTATCATTCCTACGGGGCCACCTACGTGGGAGGGAAAATGGTAAAGATAAAGGGGATTCTGATCGCCGGACTGGGGGGGAGTATGCGGTATAACCGGGGGGACAACCAGTTTACCGAAATCGGCATGTTCCTGTACGCTCTCCGCCTTTTGCCAAGACTTCTCTGGAACCGTCTGCGCTACGGAAGGTTCCTGGATATTCTGCTGACCCATGCGCCTCCCAGAAATATTCACGACAAGGAGGATCCCTGCCACCGGGGTTTCCAGTTTTTTCGGCTCTTTATGGATATATTTAAACCCAGGTTTCTTATCCACGGGCATGTTCATCTTTACGATCTCAATGCCCAACGGGAGACCATGTATAAGCGAACCCGCGTGATCAACGCCTATGACCACGTGCTGCTGGATATCGAGGAACTGGAGTGA